Proteins from one Gossypium raimondii isolate GPD5lz chromosome 8, ASM2569854v1, whole genome shotgun sequence genomic window:
- the LOC105790677 gene encoding ammonium transporter 2 member 5, producing the protein MSLPSNLHPDEASPPWLNKGDNSWQLTAATLVGLQSVPGLVILYGSIVKKKWAVNSAFMALYAFAAVLICWVGWGYRMSFGDKFIPFLGMPNVSLDSQYLIDRAFLGYLPNATMIYFQFVFAAITLILIAGALLGRMNFLAWMLFVPLWVTFSYTITAYSIWCPGGWLAKRGLIDYSGGYVIHLSSGVAGFTAAYWVGPRTTRDRERFPPNNILLMLAGAGLLWMGWTGFNGGDPYTVSTDASLAVLNTHVCTATSLLTWLILDYIFFGKSSVVGATQGMITGLVCITPAAGVVQGWAAILMGMMSGSIPWYTMMVLHKKVWFLKQVDDTMAVFHTHAVAGSLGGILTGVFAVPKFNRLFYMVTDWQHYIGLFYGFHDGRTTAGFRQLGVQLVGILFVVFVHATMTSIICLVISLVVPLRLSEEELQTGDDAIHGEEAYALWGDGERYESKHNSVYEENARPPSTKGDDDCFKTFWGNLLSRPRV; encoded by the exons ATGTCTCTACCCTCGAACTTGCATCCCGATGAGGCTAGCCCACCTTGGTTGAACAAAGGAGACAATTCTTGGCAGCTCACCGCAGCCACCCTGGTGGGGCTCCAAAGTGTTCCGGGACTCGTGATCCTATACGGGAGCATTGTGAAGAAGAAATGGGCTGTCAACTCGGCTTTCATGGCCCTTTACGCCTTTGCTGCTGTCCTTATTTGCTGGGTCGGGTGGGGGTACCGTATGTCTTTCGGGGACAAGTTCATTCCCTTCCTAGGGATGCCTAACGTGTCCTTGGACTCTCAGTATCTCATTGACAGGGCCTTTCTTGGCTATTTGCCAAATGCAACCATGATATATTTCCAGTTCGTGTTTGCAGCTATCACTTTGATTCTCATAGCCGGGGCATTGCTTGGAAGGATGAATTTCCTTGCATGGATGTTGTTTGTGCCACTCTGGGTGACGTTTTCCTACACAATCACTGCCTACAGTATTTGGTGCCCTGGAGGGTGGCTGGCTAAGCGTGGCCTTATTGATTATTCTGGAGGATATGTTATTCATTTATCGTCTGGTGTAGCTGGTTTCACTGCAGCTTACTGG GTTGGACCAAGGACTACAAGGGACAGGGAGAGGTTCCCACCAAACAACATCCTGCTGATGCTTGCAGGGGCTGGACTGCTTTGGATGGGATGGACCGGTTTCAATGGCGGCGATCCGTATACTGTCAGTACGGACGCTTCGTTGGCCGTCCTTAACACCCACGTTTGCACTGCCACAAGCTTATTGACATGGCTCATACTTGACTATATTTTCTTTGGAAAATCCTCCGTGGTTGGAGCCACTCAAGGCATGATCACTGGTCTAGTTTGCATCACCCCAGCAGCAG GAGTGGTGCAAGGATGGGCAGCAATATTGATGGGAATGATGTCTGGTAGCATCCCATGGTACACAATGATGGTCCTACACAAGAAGGTATGGTTTCTGAAGCAAGTGGATGACACGATGGCTGTGTTCCACACGCACGCGGTGGCAGGCAGCTTAGGAGGGATTCTGACCGGCGTGTTTGCGGTGCCTAAGTTCAACCGGCTTTTCTACATGGTGACCGATTGGCAGCACTACATCGGTCTTTTCTACGGATTCCATGACGGTCGTACAACAGCAGGGTTCAGGCAATTGGGTGTTCAATTGGTAGGGATCTTGTTTGTGGTGTTCGTGCATGCAACCATGACGAGCATAATATGCTTGGTGATAAGCTTGGTGGTTCCACTGAGGTTGAGTGAGGAGGAGTTGCAAACTGGGGATGATGCAATCCATGGAGAGGAAGCATATGCATTGTGGGGAGATGGGGAGAGATACGAGTCGAAGCACAACTCTGTTTATGAAGAAAACGCACGGCCACCATCCACAAAAGGAGATGATGACTGTTTCAAGACATTTTGGGGGAATTTGCTATCTCGGCCTCGGGTATAA